The following coding sequences lie in one Oceanicola sp. 502str15 genomic window:
- a CDS encoding saccharopine dehydrogenase C-terminal domain-containing protein, translated as MTIHWCGTGLSAIPGLRRLLTERDDVAVWNRTVEKAREAVGDLTDDIRAFDMEALAGNLAAGDMVVSMLPGDHHVPLAQLCLDKDANFVSSSYISPEMRALDGVAKEKGLRFVNEVGLDPGIDHLMAHWLMADYRASEGFNPDNVLSFISYCGGIPKEPNAFRYKFSWSPLGVLKALKSPSVSLRSHSELRVSRPWDALSRYDAPLATPESFEVYPNRDSLPFMAEYGFEPGWKVKDFVRGTLRLNGWAEAWKDVFAEVEALEGKPEADARLAEMASEFWDKHAYAEGEPDRVVLCVALKAEAEGVPVYHKTYAMDAWGDARGSAMARLVSDTVALAVEAVLAQEIPAGVSAAPSDPRLVLRWLDRVNTTAQHLMVVDHLNG; from the coding sequence ATGACGATTCACTGGTGCGGCACAGGCCTTTCGGCCATCCCGGGGCTGCGACGACTGCTGACCGAGCGCGATGATGTGGCGGTCTGGAACCGCACGGTGGAGAAGGCCCGCGAGGCCGTTGGCGACCTGACCGACGACATTCGCGCCTTCGATATGGAAGCGCTCGCTGGCAATCTGGCCGCGGGTGATATGGTGGTGTCGATGCTGCCTGGCGACCATCACGTGCCGCTGGCGCAGCTTTGCCTCGACAAGGATGCCAACTTCGTTTCCTCCTCCTACATCAGCCCCGAAATGCGGGCGCTGGACGGGGTGGCGAAGGAGAAGGGGCTGCGGTTCGTCAACGAGGTGGGGCTCGATCCGGGCATCGACCACCTGATGGCCCATTGGCTGATGGCCGACTACCGCGCGTCCGAAGGCTTCAACCCCGATAACGTGCTGAGTTTCATCAGTTATTGTGGCGGAATTCCGAAGGAGCCCAACGCCTTTCGCTACAAGTTCTCATGGTCGCCACTCGGCGTTCTGAAGGCGCTCAAGTCTCCCTCCGTCTCGCTGCGCAGCCATTCCGAGCTGCGGGTGTCGCGCCCCTGGGATGCCCTCAGCCGCTACGACGCGCCGCTGGCCACGCCCGAGAGCTTCGAGGTCTACCCCAACCGCGACAGCCTGCCCTTCATGGCCGAATACGGCTTTGAGCCGGGTTGGAAGGTAAAGGATTTCGTCCGCGGCACGCTACGGCTCAACGGCTGGGCGGAGGCCTGGAAGGACGTGTTCGCCGAGGTCGAGGCGCTGGAAGGCAAGCCCGAGGCCGATGCCCGGCTGGCCGAGATGGCCTCGGAATTCTGGGACAAGCACGCCTACGCAGAGGGCGAGCCCGATCGGGTGGTGCTTTGTGTTGCGCTGAAGGCCGAGGCCGAAGGCGTTCCCGTCTACCACAAGACCTACGCCATGGACGCCTGGGGCGATGCCCGCGGCTCGGCAATGGCCCGGCTGGTGAGTGATACGGTGGCTTTGGCCGTCGAGGCGGTGCTGGCGCAGGAAATCCCGGCAGGGGTCAGCGCAGCGCCGTCCGATC
- a CDS encoding branched-chain amino acid ABC transporter permease, which yields MPDQLLFAMEVTLNGLMAGVMYALVALGFVLIFKASGIFNYAQGVMALFAAMTLVGLQDGQIPFSHLINAIFGTDLHHFGWHLPAVVAIIGTVLVMIAFAWAVNQLILKHLVNQEPIILFMATIGLAYFLEGLGDLMWGSDIKKLDVGLPQGINGWIDETTFNAFGYGFFIDNLDLVATLVAALLVTGLVLFSQYTKQGRALRAVADDHQAALSVGISLRFIWVLVWGIAGFVALVAGMMWGTKSGVQFSLSLIALKALPVLMLGGFTSIPGAIVGGLIIGMGEKLFEFLVGPLVGGATENWFAYVLALIFLVFRPQGLFGERIIERV from the coding sequence ATGCCCGACCAGCTCTTGTTTGCCATGGAAGTGACCCTGAACGGGCTGATGGCGGGGGTCATGTATGCGTTGGTGGCGCTGGGGTTCGTGCTGATCTTCAAGGCCAGCGGGATCTTCAACTACGCGCAGGGGGTCATGGCGCTGTTTGCGGCGATGACGCTGGTGGGGTTGCAGGACGGGCAGATCCCGTTCAGCCACCTGATCAACGCGATCTTCGGCACCGATCTGCACCACTTCGGGTGGCACCTGCCGGCGGTGGTGGCGATCATCGGGACGGTGCTGGTGATGATCGCCTTTGCCTGGGCGGTGAACCAGCTGATCCTGAAGCACCTCGTGAATCAGGAGCCGATCATCCTGTTCATGGCGACCATCGGGCTGGCCTATTTCCTTGAAGGGCTGGGCGATCTGATGTGGGGCTCGGACATCAAGAAGCTCGACGTGGGTTTGCCGCAGGGGATCAACGGGTGGATCGACGAGACCACCTTCAACGCCTTCGGCTACGGCTTCTTCATCGACAACCTCGACCTCGTGGCAACCCTCGTGGCGGCGCTGCTCGTCACCGGGCTGGTGCTGTTTTCGCAATATACCAAGCAGGGCCGCGCGCTGCGGGCGGTGGCGGATGACCATCAGGCGGCGCTGAGCGTGGGCATCAGCCTGCGGTTCATCTGGGTGCTGGTCTGGGGGATTGCCGGGTTCGTGGCGCTGGTGGCGGGGATGATGTGGGGCACCAAAAGCGGTGTGCAGTTCAGCCTCAGCCTGATTGCGCTGAAAGCCCTGCCGGTGCTGATGCTGGGCGGCTTCACCTCGATCCCCGGCGCCATCGTGGGCGGGCTGATCATCGGGATGGGGGAGAAGCTGTTCGAGTTTCTTGTCGGGCCGCTGGTGGGCGGGGCGACGGAGAACTGGTTTGCCTATGTGCTGGCGCTGATCTTTCTCGTGTTCCGCCCGCAGGGCCTGTTTGGGGAGCGCATCATTGAACGGGTCTGA
- a CDS encoding AMP-binding protein produces the protein MTVTVTPEGDLKTIPALLARNSRQFGSRPAFREKEFGIWQSWTWAETAEEVDALAMGLVALGLEPGDHLAIIGRNRPALYWSFVAAQKCGAVPVALYQDANAEEMAYVLEHCGARFVICGDQEQVDKVIEVQARVEGIEQIIYVDKRGLRKYDHSQMNAYADVQAEGRAGRQRLEPVVREREAALGWDDTCVMLYTSGTTGKPKGVVLSNRNIIETSKNSAAFDHLTENEEILAYLPLAWVGDFIFSVGQAMWAGFCVNCPESESTMMTDLREIGPTYYFAPPRVFETQLTSVMIRMEDAGRVKKWLFDKYMAHARKVGPSLLDGKSVSAGDRLKYKLGELFVYGPLKNTLGFSRVRVGYTAGEAIGPEIFDFYRSLGINLKQLYGQTEASVFITQQPDNEVRADTVGVASPGVELKIDENGEVYYRSPGVFVKYYKNDESTASTKDAEGWVATGDAGFIEPESGHLRIIDRAKDVGKLADGRMFAPKYVENKLKFYPNILEAVVIGAGRDRCCAMINIDLGAVGNWAERNNIAYASYQELAGHPDVLNMIQSHVEEVNASVAQDEMLAGCQIHRFLVLHKQLDADDGELTRTQKVRRGVIGEKFSDLVDALYGGSQTVFTETEVTYEDGRKGSIKATLELRDAKVFEPARKVAAE, from the coding sequence TTGACGGTGACGGTAACGCCCGAGGGCGATCTTAAGACCATACCTGCGCTTCTGGCGCGCAATAGCCGTCAGTTCGGCAGTCGTCCGGCCTTTCGGGAGAAGGAATTCGGGATCTGGCAGAGCTGGACCTGGGCCGAGACCGCCGAGGAGGTGGATGCGCTGGCGATGGGGCTGGTTGCGCTGGGGCTTGAGCCCGGCGACCACCTGGCGATCATCGGGCGCAACCGGCCTGCGCTGTACTGGTCCTTTGTGGCCGCGCAGAAATGCGGGGCGGTGCCGGTGGCGCTGTATCAGGACGCGAACGCGGAAGAGATGGCCTATGTGCTGGAGCACTGTGGCGCGCGCTTCGTGATCTGTGGCGACCAGGAACAGGTCGACAAGGTGATCGAGGTGCAGGCGCGGGTCGAGGGGATCGAGCAGATCATCTACGTCGACAAGCGGGGGCTGCGGAAATACGACCACAGCCAGATGAACGCCTATGCCGATGTGCAGGCCGAAGGGCGTGCGGGGCGGCAGCGGCTGGAGCCGGTGGTGCGCGAACGCGAGGCGGCGCTGGGGTGGGACGACACCTGCGTCATGCTCTACACCTCCGGCACCACGGGCAAGCCGAAGGGTGTTGTGCTCAGCAACCGCAACATCATCGAGACCTCGAAGAACTCTGCCGCCTTCGACCATCTGACTGAAAACGAAGAGATTCTGGCCTACCTGCCGCTGGCCTGGGTGGGGGATTTCATTTTCTCGGTGGGACAGGCGATGTGGGCCGGGTTCTGCGTGAACTGCCCGGAGAGCGAAAGCACCATGATGACCGATCTGCGCGAGATCGGGCCGACCTATTACTTTGCCCCGCCCCGGGTGTTCGAGACCCAGCTGACCTCGGTGATGATCCGGATGGAAGACGCGGGCCGGGTGAAAAAGTGGTTGTTCGACAAGTACATGGCCCATGCCCGCAAGGTCGGGCCAAGCCTGCTGGACGGCAAGAGCGTGAGCGCGGGCGACCGGCTAAAATACAAGCTGGGCGAGCTGTTTGTCTACGGGCCGCTGAAGAACACGCTGGGCTTCAGCCGGGTGCGCGTGGGCTATACGGCCGGCGAGGCGATTGGCCCGGAAATCTTTGATTTCTATCGCTCTTTGGGGATCAACCTGAAGCAGCTCTACGGCCAGACAGAGGCCAGCGTGTTCATCACCCAGCAGCCCGACAACGAGGTGCGGGCCGATACGGTGGGGGTGGCGTCACCGGGGGTGGAGCTGAAGATCGACGAGAATGGCGAGGTCTACTATCGCTCTCCCGGTGTCTTCGTGAAGTACTACAAGAACGACGAGAGCACCGCCTCGACCAAGGATGCCGAGGGCTGGGTGGCCACCGGCGATGCGGGCTTCATCGAGCCCGAGAGCGGCCACCTGCGCATCATCGACCGCGCCAAGGACGTGGGCAAGCTGGCCGATGGCCGGATGTTTGCCCCCAAGTACGTGGAGAACAAGCTCAAGTTCTACCCCAACATCCTTGAGGCCGTGGTGATCGGCGCGGGCCGCGACCGCTGCTGTGCCATGATCAACATCGACCTCGGGGCCGTGGGCAACTGGGCGGAGCGCAACAACATCGCCTATGCGAGTTACCAGGAGCTGGCGGGGCACCCGGATGTGCTCAATATGATCCAAAGCCATGTAGAAGAGGTTAACGCCTCGGTGGCGCAGGACGAGATGCTCGCGGGATGCCAGATTCATCGCTTTCTGGTGCTTCACAAGCAGCTCGATGCCGATGACGGCGAGCTGACGCGGACGCAGAAGGTGCGGCGCGGGGTGATCGGCGAGAAATTCTCCGACCTCGTGGACGCGCTCTACGGCGGGTCGCAGACCGTCTTCACCGAGACCGAAGTGACCTATGAGGACGGCCGCAAGGGCTCGATCAAGGCCACGCTGGAGCTGCGGGATGCGAAGGTGTTCGAGCCTGCGCGGAAGGTGGCTGCCGAATGA
- a CDS encoding saccharopine dehydrogenase → MVHLWVRAEERENERRVGLVPDAVEALKADGFRVTVEDSPDRILPIARYKAAGAEIAPRGSWREAPQDALIYGLKELPEDGSPLTHRHIMFGHAYKGQSAGKELLRRFGAGGGTLYDLEYLTDENGRRVAAFGYWAGFVGAAVTLKAWAAAQRGGQCGAVSEWEEQGALVDEIRADLADLNLPRALIVGALGRVGNGAADMCNAVDIEPLRWDMAETASGGPFPEILAHELFFNCVLAGPQTPVFVPKEALSAPRALAAVGDIACDPTSDFNPIPVYDSATSWESPVHRVAESPVLDIMAIDNLPSLLPRESSEDFAGQMLPHLLRLGEIGKGVWGRAETTFKDHMK, encoded by the coding sequence ATGGTCCATCTCTGGGTCCGCGCCGAGGAGCGCGAAAATGAACGGCGCGTGGGCCTTGTGCCCGATGCGGTCGAGGCCCTCAAAGCCGATGGCTTCCGCGTTACCGTCGAGGACAGCCCCGACAGGATCCTGCCGATCGCGCGCTACAAGGCCGCCGGCGCAGAGATTGCCCCCCGCGGCAGTTGGCGCGAGGCCCCACAGGATGCCCTGATCTACGGCCTGAAGGAGCTGCCCGAAGACGGAAGCCCGCTGACCCACCGCCACATCATGTTCGGCCATGCCTACAAGGGCCAAAGCGCCGGAAAAGAGCTGCTTCGGCGCTTCGGGGCAGGCGGCGGCACGCTCTACGATCTCGAGTATCTCACCGACGAAAATGGCCGCCGTGTTGCCGCCTTCGGCTATTGGGCCGGATTCGTCGGCGCGGCCGTCACGCTGAAGGCCTGGGCCGCCGCGCAGCGCGGCGGGCAATGCGGCGCCGTCAGCGAGTGGGAAGAGCAGGGGGCACTGGTCGACGAAATCCGCGCCGACCTCGCGGATCTCAACCTGCCCCGCGCACTCATCGTCGGGGCCCTCGGCCGCGTCGGCAACGGAGCGGCCGACATGTGCAACGCCGTCGACATCGAGCCCCTGCGCTGGGACATGGCCGAAACCGCCTCGGGCGGCCCGTTCCCCGAGATTCTCGCGCACGAACTCTTCTTCAACTGCGTGCTGGCAGGGCCCCAAACCCCTGTATTCGTGCCTAAAGAGGCCCTGTCGGCCCCGCGCGCACTTGCGGCCGTGGGCGACATCGCCTGCGACCCGACCAGCGATTTCAACCCGATCCCGGTCTATGACTCGGCCACGAGCTGGGAGTCCCCGGTGCATCGCGTCGCCGAGTCGCCGGTGCTCGACATCATGGCAATCGACAACCTGCCTTCCTTGCTCCCCAGAGAGTCGAGCGAGGATTTCGCAGGGCAGATGCTGCCCCACCTGCTGCGCCTCGGTGAGATCGGCAAGGGCGTCTGGGGCAGGGCGGAAACTACATTCAAGGACCACATGAAATGA
- a CDS encoding ABC transporter ATP-binding protein, with product MLDQPAESYVTADGRTIGGVMMEMKHITLRFGGVVAIKDISFDIREGEIRAIIGPNGAGKSSMLNVISGFYNPQEGEVWFHGAKRAPMKPYEVARQGIARTFQNIALFEGMSVLDNIMTGRLGFMKSGMLAQAIWWGKAEKEESENREAVEKIIDFLEIQNIRKTPVGRLPYGLKKRVELGRALAAEPKLLLLDEPMAGMNVEEKEDMSRFILDVNDEYGTTIALIEHDMGVVMDLSDRVVVMDYGKKIGDGTPDEVRNNQAVIDAYLGVAHD from the coding sequence ATGCTTGACCAACCCGCCGAGAGCTACGTGACCGCAGATGGCCGCACGATTGGCGGGGTCATGATGGAGATGAAGCACATCACGCTGCGGTTTGGCGGGGTGGTGGCGATCAAGGATATTTCCTTCGACATCCGCGAGGGCGAGATCCGGGCGATCATCGGCCCGAACGGGGCCGGAAAATCGAGCATGCTCAACGTGATAAGCGGATTCTACAACCCGCAGGAAGGCGAGGTGTGGTTTCATGGGGCGAAGCGCGCGCCGATGAAGCCCTACGAGGTGGCGCGGCAGGGAATTGCCCGGACATTTCAGAACATTGCGCTGTTCGAGGGCATGTCGGTGCTCGACAACATCATGACCGGCCGCCTTGGCTTTATGAAAAGCGGGATGCTGGCCCAGGCGATCTGGTGGGGCAAGGCCGAGAAGGAAGAGAGCGAGAACCGGGAAGCTGTTGAAAAGATTATCGACTTTCTGGAGATCCAGAACATCCGCAAGACCCCGGTGGGCCGCCTGCCCTACGGGCTGAAAAAGCGCGTGGAGCTTGGCCGTGCCCTGGCCGCCGAGCCGAAACTGCTGCTGCTCGACGAGCCGATGGCGGGGATGAACGTGGAGGAGAAGGAGGACATGAGCCGCTTCATCCTCGACGTAAATGACGAATATGGCACGACAATTGCGCTTATCGAACACGATATGGGCGTTGTCATGGATCTCAGCGACCGGGTGGTCGTGATGGATTACGGAAAGAAGATCGGGGATGGCACCCCGGACGAAGTGCGCAACAATCAGGCGGTCATTGATGCCTACCTGGGAGTTGCACATGATTAG